In Cytobacillus oceanisediminis, the following proteins share a genomic window:
- a CDS encoding FecCD family ABC transporter permease, with protein MDWKQALLQSRGWMAAFIFLILVTFVLSLSTGVMPVGMNEIMAVLSGSGTPKQELVLLQLRLPRMIIALLIGAGLALSGSILQGLSRNSLADPGILGINAGAGLAVVLSIYLFGQSGGSLMAKPFFLPVFAFAGALAIAALIYRFSWKGGIDPERLLLVGLGFNALCGALLLILQLKMDPKDFQQAAIWLTGSIWGIQWPYVWALLPWILVLMPIAFIKARTMNILQFKKEVSVALGLKVESERRLLLCLSAALAGACVAAGGGIAFIGLLAPHLARRLCGPNYFSNLPLSALIGAALVLIADMIGKNLLAPADIPVGIVISVIGAPYLIFMLLTRKGTGLKA; from the coding sequence ATGGATTGGAAACAGGCTTTACTCCAATCGCGGGGCTGGATGGCAGCCTTTATATTCCTTATCCTGGTCACTTTTGTCCTTAGTCTCTCGACTGGAGTGATGCCAGTCGGAATGAATGAAATTATGGCTGTTCTCTCAGGCAGCGGCACTCCGAAGCAGGAGCTCGTGCTGCTTCAGCTAAGATTGCCAAGAATGATCATTGCCCTTCTAATCGGAGCAGGCCTTGCTCTTTCCGGCAGCATCCTTCAGGGACTATCCCGGAATTCCCTGGCTGATCCCGGCATTCTCGGCATTAATGCCGGTGCCGGTTTAGCAGTTGTTCTCTCAATCTACCTGTTCGGGCAATCGGGTGGAAGCCTTATGGCTAAACCGTTCTTCCTTCCCGTATTTGCTTTCGCCGGAGCACTTGCCATTGCAGCTCTGATCTACCGATTTTCGTGGAAAGGCGGAATAGACCCGGAACGGCTTCTCCTCGTTGGCCTTGGATTTAATGCACTATGCGGTGCCTTGCTGCTGATCCTGCAGCTGAAAATGGATCCAAAGGATTTTCAGCAGGCTGCCATTTGGCTGACTGGCAGCATCTGGGGTATTCAGTGGCCGTATGTATGGGCACTCCTTCCCTGGATTCTTGTTCTGATGCCGATCGCCTTTATAAAAGCAAGAACAATGAATATCCTTCAATTCAAAAAGGAAGTTTCTGTTGCACTCGGCTTAAAAGTCGAATCCGAACGCCGGCTGCTTCTCTGTCTTTCAGCGGCTCTTGCCGGAGCATGTGTAGCAGCTGGCGGCGGAATTGCTTTCATTGGACTCCTGGCGCCACATCTGGCACGACGCCTTTGCGGCCCCAACTACTTCAGCAATTTGCCTTTATCTGCACTAATAGGCGCAGCGCTTGTTCTCATTGCAGATATGATAGGGAAAAATCTGCTTGCGCCTGCTGATATACCGGTTGGTATCGTCATCTCAGTCATTGGAGCTCCCTATCTGATTTTCATGCTTCTCACCCGGAAAGGAACGGGATTGAAAGCTTAA
- a CDS encoding FecCD family ABC transporter permease — translation MPRTEADITEHMRPVHQKSIKWGLAGIVLVLIGLLASIGLGAIWIPPSVVWESFVSFQGGQIEHQLIREVRLPRALTGALIGAALAVAGTIMQGITRNPLADPSIIGITHGAGLAIAIALAFLSGGSYWVLLIWSFAGSAAGALLVLSFSMLSKERISPVTLTLAGAALSTLFSALSTGLALYFQTAQDLSFWFAGGLSGTQWRHVYILLPAVFLGLLLSLWISRSLTILTLGEEVAAGLGQSQQKVRWIGLAAVILLSGAAVSIAGAIGFIGLVVPHIVRLLIGSDYRSLIPLSAIAGSLLLVLADIGARMINPPFETPVSAVTALIGVPFFLYLSRRKRGYM, via the coding sequence ATGCCCAGAACTGAAGCTGACATAACAGAGCACATGCGGCCTGTACACCAAAAATCTATTAAATGGGGCCTGGCAGGAATTGTGCTGGTGCTTATCGGGCTGCTTGCATCGATTGGGCTGGGCGCAATCTGGATTCCCCCTTCCGTGGTGTGGGAGTCATTTGTCTCCTTTCAGGGAGGCCAAATTGAACATCAGCTTATCAGAGAAGTCAGGCTTCCCCGGGCGTTGACCGGGGCACTTATTGGCGCAGCACTGGCTGTAGCCGGCACCATTATGCAGGGAATTACACGCAACCCGCTGGCAGATCCCTCCATAATCGGCATTACACATGGAGCGGGCCTGGCCATCGCAATTGCACTTGCCTTTCTTTCCGGCGGATCATACTGGGTTCTGCTCATCTGGTCATTTGCAGGTTCCGCTGCTGGAGCCTTGCTTGTATTATCTTTCTCCATGCTTTCAAAAGAGCGGATATCACCTGTCACTTTGACACTGGCAGGCGCAGCATTAAGCACCCTGTTCAGCGCTCTTTCAACTGGCCTCGCCCTTTACTTTCAGACTGCCCAGGACCTGAGCTTCTGGTTTGCGGGAGGTCTTTCAGGAACACAATGGCGCCATGTGTATATTTTGCTTCCCGCCGTTTTTTTAGGCTTGCTCCTGTCCCTTTGGATCAGCCGCTCCCTGACAATCCTAACCCTCGGAGAAGAAGTGGCTGCAGGGCTTGGTCAATCTCAGCAGAAAGTCCGCTGGATTGGGCTTGCAGCAGTTATACTATTATCCGGGGCGGCCGTTTCCATTGCAGGAGCTATAGGCTTTATCGGACTGGTGGTTCCCCATATAGTCAGGCTATTGATTGGATCTGACTACCGCTCGCTCATCCCGCTTAGTGCCATTGCGGGTTCCTTGCTTCTTGTATTGGCAGATATCGGGGCACGGATGATCAACCCGCCGTTTGAGACTCCTGTCAGTGCTGTAACTGCACTAATCGGTGTTCCATTTTTCTTATATTTGTCCAGAAGGAAAAGGGGGTATATGTAA
- a CDS encoding helix-turn-helix domain-containing protein: protein MLSGKQFGPYKIAVSSLREGLSKTINENRNDFTLIYISSGRGTIETQNRQLKIEAGKSSFFSECGIITSASADLLTVYILTWAKDKDVLSRFLSGILANQEPPKMVPLWDELRKWNKEKSISAECRFQSQLWNMMSILTDKTEVDGIEEAVDLIRNNLSQPVTVAELASKANMSPVSFTRAFRKRTGMAPKEFLNGERMRAAKQLMLQKKGITAKEVALQIGMQDEFYFSRLFKMKAGLPPSVFMKRANERIAVVSQLFLQDHLLSLGVQPVAAPSYPTVYPASNGVPSYLQKELEGTMLLNAEKPFQPEDILLTQPDRIIKTPLHNYQLQNVLLSQQEKVHHIQLQPDWRQYLYEIASMVGCTSRAECIEKDIHCLECKVRDKLCPLTKKGRWAVIWIRPEEIRLYGQGGHALLNLFFQNLGFEPHPDLYFEGYRIADLKDVADLNPDKLLILWSHERDVWRAAHTPEWNKIRAVQTGEVYYPDSHEWDPWGPLGRKKMLEVFPDDLLRAKLKA, encoded by the coding sequence ATGCTGAGCGGCAAACAATTTGGACCGTATAAAATTGCAGTATCAAGCTTAAGAGAGGGATTGTCGAAAACCATCAATGAAAATCGCAATGATTTTACACTTATTTATATTTCATCGGGGAGAGGCACAATCGAAACTCAAAACCGCCAGCTGAAGATAGAGGCGGGGAAAAGCAGCTTTTTCTCGGAGTGTGGCATAATTACCTCCGCATCAGCAGACCTGTTAACGGTTTATATACTCACCTGGGCAAAGGATAAAGATGTGCTTTCCAGATTTCTTTCCGGGATACTGGCTAATCAGGAGCCACCAAAGATGGTGCCCTTGTGGGATGAGCTGAGGAAATGGAACAAAGAAAAATCTATTTCTGCTGAGTGCCGATTTCAGTCCCAGCTGTGGAATATGATGTCTATTCTGACAGACAAGACAGAAGTAGACGGGATTGAAGAGGCAGTGGACCTGATCAGAAATAATCTGTCCCAGCCGGTTACTGTGGCAGAGCTGGCATCTAAAGCAAACATGAGCCCAGTTTCGTTTACCAGGGCCTTTCGGAAACGAACCGGGATGGCGCCGAAGGAATTCCTAAATGGAGAAAGAATGAGAGCAGCCAAACAGCTGATGCTGCAGAAGAAAGGGATTACGGCAAAAGAAGTGGCCCTGCAAATCGGAATGCAGGATGAATTTTATTTCAGCCGTCTTTTTAAAATGAAAGCAGGCTTGCCGCCATCTGTATTTATGAAAAGGGCTAATGAAAGAATTGCGGTGGTCAGTCAGCTCTTTTTGCAGGACCATCTCCTTTCGCTGGGTGTACAGCCTGTTGCAGCGCCATCCTATCCAACTGTTTATCCTGCCAGCAATGGAGTGCCGAGCTATCTTCAAAAAGAATTGGAGGGCACCATGCTCCTTAATGCAGAAAAGCCTTTTCAGCCAGAGGATATTCTCTTAACTCAGCCTGATCGAATCATAAAGACGCCTTTACATAATTATCAGCTCCAAAATGTGCTTCTCTCACAGCAGGAGAAGGTCCATCATATACAGCTGCAGCCGGACTGGCGGCAGTATCTTTACGAAATTGCTTCTATGGTAGGATGTACAAGCCGGGCAGAATGCATAGAAAAAGACATCCACTGCCTTGAATGTAAAGTAAGGGATAAGCTATGTCCATTAACGAAAAAAGGCAGATGGGCAGTCATTTGGATCCGGCCGGAGGAAATCCGTCTTTACGGACAGGGCGGGCATGCTCTGCTCAATCTGTTCTTTCAGAATTTGGGTTTTGAGCCTCATCCTGATTTGTATTTTGAAGGATATCGGATTGCAGACCTGAAGGATGTGGCTGATCTCAATCCTGATAAGCTTCTCATCTTATGGAGTCATGAAAGAGATGTTTGGAGAGCTGCTCATACTCCTGAATGGAATAAGATCCGTGCTGTCCAAACAGGTGAAGTATACTATCCTGACAGCCATGAGTGGGATCCTTGGGGACCGCTTGGGAGAAAGAAAATGCTTGAGGTATTTCCGGACGATTTGCTGAGAGCAAAACTTAAGGCTTAA
- a CDS encoding ABC transporter substrate-binding protein, whose translation MKKFCAPWSIVFMLFLLILTGCGKGEEASTEAAEKKEKEQTEETRTVEHLFGKAEVPAEPKKVVLLSHVSWEGSLVSVGVKPYAVMAYDNEFPPHLTKELEGVKALPYADEINSEEIVKLDPDLLIISDRYKPLYDQLSETIPTVVVEVGGDWKEDHLKVAEAVGKLDEGKKVIEDLEKEAEDIGKRVREKTGEETFMAVAINKKDIRVFGLTNHATNSLLFDDLKLTPAENLPEDFGENISIEGLAKYNPDNIIDLTFFNSGEFYDSVTQGEVWKSLKAVQNDNVHTLSTTWGFWDPIERQKGLKEIESLLLSE comes from the coding sequence ATGAAGAAGTTTTGTGCTCCATGGAGCATTGTTTTCATGTTATTTTTATTAATTTTAACAGGATGCGGTAAAGGTGAAGAGGCCTCTACAGAAGCAGCTGAAAAGAAAGAGAAAGAACAGACAGAGGAAACCAGAACGGTTGAACATCTTTTCGGAAAAGCAGAAGTGCCCGCAGAACCGAAAAAAGTAGTTTTGCTTTCACATGTTTCCTGGGAAGGATCGCTTGTATCAGTAGGGGTAAAGCCTTATGCGGTAATGGCATACGATAATGAGTTCCCGCCGCATTTAACGAAGGAGCTTGAAGGTGTTAAGGCGCTCCCATATGCCGATGAAATTAATTCAGAAGAAATTGTGAAGCTTGATCCGGATCTTCTTATCATCAGTGATCGCTATAAGCCTCTCTATGATCAGCTTTCTGAAACCATCCCAACAGTTGTTGTTGAAGTTGGCGGTGACTGGAAGGAAGATCACCTGAAAGTTGCAGAAGCTGTAGGCAAGCTTGACGAAGGAAAGAAAGTTATTGAAGACCTGGAGAAGGAAGCAGAGGATATCGGAAAACGTGTCCGTGAAAAAACAGGAGAAGAAACTTTCATGGCAGTGGCAATCAATAAAAAAGATATTCGTGTTTTTGGACTGACAAACCACGCAACCAACTCATTATTATTTGATGATCTTAAATTAACTCCAGCTGAAAACCTTCCAGAGGATTTTGGCGAGAATATCTCAATTGAAGGGTTAGCAAAATATAATCCTGACAATATAATTGACCTTACTTTCTTTAACAGCGGTGAATTTTACGATTCAGTCACTCAGGGTGAAGTTTGGAAAAGCCTGAAGGCTGTTCAGAATGACAACGTACATACTCTGTCCACTACTTGGGGATTCTGGGATCCGATTGAGCGCCAAAAAGGTTTGAAAGAAATTGAATCGCTTCTATTAAGCGAATAA
- a CDS encoding IucA/IucC family protein, with amino-acid sequence MHHSAKQIAENATFQAFINSYLREVDSGHWMESREWIQEQQLSIPLSGESVAEIELSGQSVKFAVEVLYRSRTGRHVIGHALKYCSNRREWIHQDRLPMMITLIHEMHLMAKANGCHELASHFDELVLRVIESYQTMAAYIEARMNDEDSLYSEDCTFIEAEQSLLFGHWLHPTPKSRQGMTGWQQPSYAPELKGQFQLHYFQIDREMVKESSNDQETASQIILQSIRKSMPHLTVPEKECLIPMHPLQAQWLLQQEYVREAIEKNLIKDLGSMGPDYSATSSIRTVYNPEEEWMYKFSVPVKITNSLRKNRFHELRAGTVMAELIKKIRFTEKHPVFRMIDDPAYITAIFPGQKESGFEVILRSNPFQEKKQKRVTSIAALVQDPLPGIRSRLHRTIERIALGESRNIRDVSMDWFRKYWKCAMEPLIRLYDEHGLALEAHQQNSVLDLSSGYPETYFYRDNQGYYLSNLHRENLCKLLPELEECPELFYEDALIQERFTYYLFMNQLFSVISRLGQDGLISEDRLIQWCRNQLCSLEKELSGQGKDFIRHVLQSEKLSYKANLLTRFHDVDELMAKNEQAVYTYLPNPLATMKKEETYAEAASAIV; translated from the coding sequence ATGCATCATTCAGCCAAACAAATTGCAGAAAATGCAACGTTTCAAGCTTTTATTAATAGTTATTTGCGGGAAGTGGACAGCGGGCATTGGATGGAAAGCAGGGAGTGGATTCAGGAACAGCAGCTATCCATCCCTCTTTCAGGGGAGTCGGTAGCAGAAATAGAATTATCTGGTCAGTCCGTTAAATTCGCTGTCGAAGTCCTTTACCGTTCACGAACAGGAAGACATGTAATCGGTCATGCACTTAAATATTGTTCTAATCGGCGGGAATGGATTCATCAGGATAGACTGCCGATGATGATTACACTTATCCATGAGATGCATTTAATGGCCAAAGCTAATGGCTGTCATGAACTTGCATCCCATTTTGATGAACTTGTGCTGAGGGTGATTGAGAGCTACCAAACAATGGCGGCATATATTGAAGCGAGAATGAATGATGAGGACAGCCTGTATTCCGAAGATTGTACTTTCATTGAAGCAGAGCAATCGCTCCTGTTTGGGCACTGGCTTCACCCTACACCGAAAAGCAGGCAAGGAATGACTGGATGGCAGCAGCCAAGCTACGCGCCAGAATTAAAGGGGCAGTTTCAGCTCCATTATTTCCAAATTGACCGGGAGATGGTAAAAGAATCCTCTAATGACCAGGAAACTGCAAGTCAAATTATCCTTCAATCGATAAGAAAATCAATGCCGCACCTTACTGTTCCGGAAAAGGAATGCCTCATTCCAATGCACCCTCTTCAGGCCCAATGGCTTTTGCAGCAGGAGTATGTCAGAGAGGCAATAGAGAAGAACCTTATAAAGGACCTTGGCAGTATGGGGCCTGATTATTCAGCTACTTCTTCCATCAGGACTGTTTACAATCCTGAAGAGGAGTGGATGTATAAGTTTTCGGTCCCGGTAAAAATCACAAATTCGCTAAGGAAGAATCGCTTCCATGAGTTAAGGGCAGGCACCGTCATGGCGGAGTTAATAAAGAAAATCCGATTTACAGAAAAACATCCGGTTTTCCGGATGATTGATGATCCAGCCTATATTACTGCCATATTTCCTGGTCAGAAGGAATCAGGCTTTGAAGTTATACTGCGATCTAATCCATTTCAGGAAAAAAAACAGAAGAGAGTAACTTCCATTGCGGCATTGGTTCAGGATCCTTTGCCTGGCATTCGTTCAAGGCTGCACCGAACCATTGAGAGGATAGCCTTGGGAGAATCTCGTAATATCCGGGATGTCAGCATGGACTGGTTCCGGAAATATTGGAAATGTGCAATGGAGCCTCTCATCCGTTTATATGATGAACATGGGCTGGCGTTAGAGGCTCATCAGCAGAATAGCGTTTTGGACCTTTCTTCCGGATACCCGGAAACTTATTTTTACCGGGATAATCAAGGATATTATCTATCAAATCTCCATAGAGAGAACCTTTGCAAACTGCTGCCTGAATTGGAAGAATGCCCGGAGCTCTTCTATGAGGATGCTCTCATTCAGGAAAGATTTACGTATTATCTGTTTATGAATCAGCTTTTTTCAGTCATTTCAAGACTTGGGCAGGATGGTCTCATCAGTGAGGACCGTTTAATCCAATGGTGTCGAAACCAGCTTTGCTCTCTGGAAAAAGAGCTGTCTGGACAGGGGAAAGATTTCATTCGGCATGTTCTTCAATCTGAGAAATTATCGTATAAAGCCAATCTTTTAACCCGCTTTCATGATGTTGATGAGCTGATGGCAAAGAACGAACAAGCGGTTTACACTTATTTGCCAAATCCATTGGCCACCATGAAGAAGGAGGAAACCTATGCTGAAGCTGCATCCGCCATTGTCTAA
- a CDS encoding IucA/IucC family protein: protein MLKLHPPLSKTFERRVIRQLMEAIIFEGLMDYAKSADRPEDLHLHFTIFGNERTYCCEGKIASFDRVRLIEGSIRSVHHDGSRTETTIEELAEDLIADPKKRSQLINELEQTILLSEWNETHLLHYISRRNFSYEELESEIWEGHPYHPCYKARSGFTLGDHAAYGPEARQFFELQWAAVRRMNARIELLEDEKSFWERELGPSMFGQLLAELQHIGKTFEDYTFLPIHPWQVKFANADADIVLLGSSGDFYRSTQSVRTLWNMTNPEKAHVKLSMNMVNTSSLRTLDTHAVCAAPHISKWIADTVKGDPFLKDEASLVILKEYAGIAYQPGEEEPCAKLGAIWRESIRLYMEEDEAAVPCTALPLMERDGFLFIDEWLKRYGIEKWLKRLVEVCVVPVWHLLSAHGIAVEAHAQNMILLHKDGWPTRVALRDFHDSVEYCDDFLAEPSRIPDFAGIHDQFKKGREDQYYWMSSIESLRELAMDTLFVFHLSELSYVLEEQYGFSEQQFWKLTGEALTEHLSCYPELIFRNYLLQHTAPVIYAESLLKRKVQKEEAGGFRHYVKNSLSQSNGQ, encoded by the coding sequence ATGCTGAAGCTGCATCCGCCATTGTCTAAAACTTTTGAGAGAAGAGTAATCAGGCAGCTCATGGAGGCCATCATTTTTGAAGGATTAATGGATTATGCCAAGTCGGCTGACCGGCCAGAAGATCTGCACTTACATTTTACGATTTTCGGAAACGAGCGAACATACTGCTGTGAGGGGAAAATTGCTTCGTTTGACCGTGTTCGTTTAATAGAAGGAAGCATTCGCTCCGTCCACCATGATGGCTCGCGAACAGAAACCACCATTGAGGAATTGGCTGAAGACCTTATTGCAGATCCGAAAAAAAGGAGTCAGCTTATTAATGAGCTGGAACAAACCATTCTGCTGAGTGAGTGGAATGAAACTCATCTATTGCATTATATTTCCAGGAGAAATTTCAGCTATGAAGAACTGGAATCAGAGATATGGGAAGGGCATCCCTACCACCCCTGCTATAAGGCGAGAAGCGGATTTACACTTGGGGATCATGCGGCATATGGGCCGGAAGCAAGGCAGTTCTTCGAGCTGCAATGGGCAGCTGTCAGACGTATGAATGCCAGAATAGAATTGCTGGAAGATGAAAAAAGCTTCTGGGAGCGGGAACTTGGCCCTTCAATGTTTGGGCAATTGCTTGCTGAATTGCAGCATATCGGCAAAACCTTTGAAGACTACACATTTCTGCCCATTCACCCCTGGCAGGTGAAGTTTGCAAATGCTGATGCAGATATAGTGCTTCTGGGAAGCAGCGGAGATTTTTATCGGTCAACACAGTCCGTCCGTACTCTATGGAATATGACAAATCCAGAAAAAGCTCATGTGAAACTATCGATGAATATGGTGAACACTTCATCGCTAAGAACTTTGGACACACACGCTGTTTGTGCCGCACCCCATATTTCCAAATGGATAGCAGATACAGTGAAAGGAGATCCATTTTTAAAAGATGAAGCTTCTTTGGTCATTCTTAAGGAATACGCAGGGATTGCTTATCAACCTGGGGAGGAAGAACCTTGCGCAAAGCTCGGAGCTATATGGAGAGAGAGCATCCGGCTTTATATGGAAGAAGATGAAGCGGCGGTGCCTTGTACGGCTTTGCCATTAATGGAGAGGGACGGATTTCTGTTTATTGACGAATGGCTGAAGCGCTATGGAATTGAAAAATGGCTGAAAAGGCTTGTGGAAGTATGTGTGGTTCCTGTCTGGCATTTGCTGTCCGCGCATGGAATTGCTGTTGAGGCGCATGCCCAGAATATGATACTTCTTCATAAGGACGGCTGGCCAACACGTGTCGCACTGAGAGATTTTCATGACAGCGTTGAGTATTGCGATGACTTTTTGGCGGAGCCAAGCCGTATTCCAGACTTTGCGGGCATTCATGACCAATTTAAAAAAGGCAGGGAAGATCAGTATTATTGGATGTCTTCTATTGAATCGCTTAGAGAACTGGCAATGGATACATTATTTGTTTTTCATCTGTCTGAACTGTCCTATGTACTTGAAGAGCAATATGGCTTCAGCGAGCAGCAATTTTGGAAGCTGACAGGAGAAGCTTTAACGGAGCACCTGAGCTGTTATCCGGAATTGATATTCCGAAATTATCTGCTGCAGCATACTGCACCGGTAATTTATGCGGAGTCACTGCTGAAGAGAAAAGTTCAAAAAGAAGAGGCAGGCGGTTTTCGCCATTATGTCAAAAACTCTTTATCGCAGTCTAACGGGCAGTAA
- a CDS encoding AMP-binding protein, which produces MFFVNDQYYTLDDLEQQYTEFENTPHLRDCGNRRLAVCMPDVFQWLALCLFVRRKGGSIVPIHPSVPKEGAIRVASSAGSHILLYGNTHTPIELSEQKNAREGVLVQMSSGTTGAPKCIERSWDCIELELESYVSVLPADHQTTSIVACPVTHSYGLICGVFASLRRGAEPVILSNMNPKYVLKKIKEHPKHILYGAPALLHTLTLLIRDGARFDCVMTSGTLMPSVWLESLKSITNRVLQQYGCSEAGCVAIHPDVSDPREMGYPLPHVNVEAGSREYPGEIIIRDSEKTIFTKDLGYVEDGVLSFLARMDDTINVAGLNVYPQEVEDVLMAEPRIAEAVVYKKIHPLSGERVCAQYVCTQPIEEQELREWCREYLAPYQIPMEFIQTEEIEKLPNGKISRKRLGEGVLA; this is translated from the coding sequence ATGTTTTTTGTAAATGATCAATACTATACATTAGATGACCTTGAGCAGCAATATACAGAATTTGAAAACACTCCTCATTTAAGAGATTGCGGGAATAGAAGATTAGCTGTTTGTATGCCGGATGTGTTTCAATGGCTCGCTCTTTGTTTATTTGTACGCAGAAAAGGGGGATCCATTGTTCCGATCCATCCTTCCGTGCCGAAAGAAGGGGCAATCCGAGTGGCTTCATCGGCTGGAAGCCATATCTTGCTTTACGGAAATACTCATACACCGATTGAGCTGTCAGAACAAAAAAATGCCCGTGAAGGTGTCCTGGTCCAAATGAGTTCGGGTACGACCGGTGCACCAAAATGTATTGAACGCAGCTGGGATTGCATCGAGCTTGAACTGGAAAGCTATGTTTCTGTATTGCCGGCAGATCATCAGACAACTTCTATTGTTGCCTGTCCGGTTACTCATTCATATGGGCTGATCTGCGGCGTATTTGCAAGCTTAAGGCGCGGTGCAGAACCGGTCATTCTGTCAAATATGAACCCTAAGTATGTGCTTAAAAAAATAAAGGAACATCCGAAGCATATTCTCTATGGAGCTCCTGCGCTTTTGCATACATTAACACTTCTGATTCGTGATGGCGCGCGGTTCGATTGTGTGATGACATCGGGCACCCTAATGCCATCCGTCTGGCTGGAATCTTTAAAGAGTATTACAAACCGGGTTCTTCAGCAGTATGGATGTTCGGAGGCAGGGTGTGTGGCCATTCACCCGGATGTAAGTGACCCCCGTGAAATGGGCTATCCGCTTCCTCATGTTAATGTTGAAGCTGGAAGCAGAGAATACCCTGGTGAAATTATCATCCGTGATTCTGAAAAAACCATCTTTACTAAGGACCTTGGCTATGTGGAAGACGGTGTCCTGTCATTTCTTGCAAGAATGGATGACACCATTAATGTAGCGGGATTGAACGTATATCCGCAAGAGGTGGAAGATGTCCTGATGGCAGAACCAAGAATTGCAGAAGCAGTGGTTTATAAAAAAATCCATCCGCTTTCCGGAGAAAGAGTCTGTGCACAGTATGTTTGCACCCAGCCTATAGAGGAGCAGGAACTGCGGGAGTGGTGCAGGGAATATCTCGCTCCTTACCAAATCCCGATGGAATTTATCCAGACAGAAGAAATCGAAAAGCTCCCGAATGGCAAAATCAGCAGGAAAAGGCTGGGAGAAGGAGTGCTGGCATGA
- the asbD gene encoding petrobactin biosynthesis protein AsbD, translating into MTREEILLALYDIMQHQLELPSMAAFHEDARLNEDLYMDSIMILQLILHLEVDLGFDIPDEMLVPKDFRTVGSLADFLNRLQKPVTAEASYD; encoded by the coding sequence ATGACAAGAGAAGAAATTTTACTGGCCTTATACGATATTATGCAGCATCAATTAGAACTGCCTTCGATGGCAGCCTTTCATGAGGATGCCCGTTTAAATGAAGATTTATATATGGATTCCATCATGATCCTGCAGCTTATTCTTCATTTGGAAGTGGATCTTGGCTTTGATATCCCGGATGAAATGCTGGTGCCAAAAGATTTCAGAACCGTAGGAAGCCTGGCCGACTTTCTGAATCGCCTGCAGAAGCCTGTCACAGCGGAGGCTTCTTATGATTAA
- a CDS encoding DUF6005 family protein: protein MIKVHCFVSCVCEAVKKTEGADHRPYYFGVWDADFDVLDNGVLTYHSKRIDHDFFHQWYEMLYGIKLYRWYDEKRSKQENINKLLSLLENKKHQQYVMVMLDLSKLPERENKFHQSPFPHYVMLEMTGNEEEWFMYDPDFRWEGSLPKERILAAIEDPSAEGGYFFDAANIIPPSAETVEAYFNTCIKLDCNPMTDAVGKIVDLYSSGSENYPLSGLTFALRELPVLAIRKYAYEHAFAFFWDSLGYEEEGFEAWCNEIEKLVKGYTVIQYRAMKLAMTGNLGLKNEISLKLDELNILEFKIKQGLQKSFEAWIKLQRSQNIKEAIL from the coding sequence ATGATTAAAGTCCATTGTTTTGTGAGCTGTGTATGCGAGGCAGTCAAAAAAACGGAAGGGGCCGATCACAGACCTTATTATTTCGGAGTATGGGATGCTGATTTCGATGTATTGGATAATGGAGTTCTGACCTATCATTCCAAACGGATCGACCATGATTTTTTCCACCAATGGTATGAAATGCTGTATGGAATTAAGCTATATAGATGGTATGACGAAAAACGCAGCAAACAGGAAAATATAAACAAGCTTCTGAGCCTGCTTGAGAACAAGAAGCACCAACAGTATGTAATGGTGATGCTGGATTTGTCCAAGCTGCCTGAAAGGGAGAATAAGTTTCATCAAAGTCCATTTCCGCATTATGTGATGCTGGAAATGACAGGGAACGAAGAGGAATGGTTTATGTATGATCCAGACTTCCGCTGGGAAGGAAGTCTGCCGAAGGAGCGGATTTTGGCAGCTATTGAGGATCCTTCTGCTGAAGGGGGATATTTCTTTGATGCAGCCAATATCATTCCCCCATCTGCAGAAACAGTGGAGGCATATTTTAATACATGCATTAAGCTTGACTGCAACCCAATGACTGATGCTGTTGGAAAGATTGTCGATCTATATTCATCCGGAAGCGAAAACTATCCTCTATCAGGATTGACATTCGCATTAAGGGAACTCCCTGTCCTCGCCATCCGGAAATACGCCTATGAACATGCTTTTGCATTTTTCTGGGATTCACTTGGGTATGAGGAGGAAGGCTTTGAAGCCTGGTGTAATGAAATTGAGAAGCTCGTAAAAGGATATACGGTTATCCAATATCGGGCGATGAAGCTTGCCATGACAGGAAACCTGGGTTTAAAAAATGAAATTTCTTTAAAACTGGATGAACTGAATATCCTGGAGTTTAAAATCAAGCAGGGATTGCAGAAAAGCTTTGAAGCCTGGATTAAACTGCAGCGATCCCAAAATATTAAGGAGGCAATTCTATGA